One Nocardioides luti DNA window includes the following coding sequences:
- the folC gene encoding bifunctional tetrahydrofolate synthase/dihydrofolate synthase, giving the protein MTQTPDAPRLAETFAEVEDALLSRWPETRLEPSLDRIRAFAELLGDPQASYPVIHLTGTNGKTSTSRMIDTLLRALDLRTGRFTSPHVERMTERISVDGEPLTDEEFVRAFNDVAPYTHLVDASQEHPLSFFETVVGMAYAAFADAPVDAAVVEVGMGGSWDATNVADATVAVVLPIAVDHAQYLGDTPVDIAAEKAGIIKPGSVAVLAQQRPEVAEVLLRRAVEVGATIVREGMEFGVVSRVPAVGGQVVTFQGLRARYDEVFLPLYGAHQAQNAAVALAAVEAFLAGDDESRALDDELVRAAFATVTSPGRLEVVRRGPTVVLDAAHNPHGAQAVAAALEDSFAFSPLIGVIGVMADKDTEGLLAALEPGLAHVVCTQNSAPRALSAQALAITATEIFGEDRVSVAPRLSDAVDQAMALAEAGEAFGEPLGAGAVLVTGSVVTVGEARTLLTRPRDRR; this is encoded by the coding sequence ATGACCCAGACCCCCGACGCGCCCCGCCTCGCCGAGACCTTCGCCGAGGTCGAGGACGCCCTGCTGTCCCGCTGGCCGGAGACCCGCCTCGAGCCGTCCCTGGACCGGATCCGCGCGTTCGCCGAGCTGCTCGGCGACCCGCAGGCGTCCTACCCCGTCATCCACCTGACCGGGACGAACGGCAAGACGTCGACGTCGCGGATGATCGACACCCTGCTCCGGGCGCTCGACCTGCGCACCGGCCGGTTCACCAGCCCGCACGTCGAGCGGATGACCGAGCGGATCTCCGTCGACGGCGAGCCGCTGACCGACGAGGAGTTCGTGCGCGCGTTCAACGACGTGGCGCCGTACACCCACCTCGTCGACGCGAGCCAGGAGCACCCGCTGTCGTTCTTCGAGACCGTGGTCGGGATGGCGTACGCCGCCTTCGCCGACGCCCCGGTCGACGCGGCCGTGGTCGAGGTCGGGATGGGCGGCTCGTGGGACGCCACCAACGTCGCCGACGCGACCGTGGCCGTGGTGCTGCCGATCGCGGTCGACCACGCGCAGTACCTCGGTGACACGCCCGTCGACATCGCCGCCGAGAAGGCCGGGATCATCAAGCCCGGCAGCGTCGCGGTGCTCGCCCAGCAGCGGCCCGAGGTGGCCGAGGTGCTGCTGCGCCGCGCGGTCGAGGTCGGCGCGACGATCGTCCGCGAGGGCATGGAGTTCGGGGTCGTCTCCCGGGTGCCGGCCGTCGGTGGCCAGGTCGTGACCTTCCAGGGCCTGCGCGCCCGCTACGACGAGGTCTTCCTCCCGCTCTACGGCGCCCACCAGGCGCAGAACGCCGCCGTGGCCCTCGCCGCGGTCGAGGCGTTCCTCGCCGGCGACGACGAGAGCCGCGCGCTCGACGACGAGCTGGTCCGCGCCGCGTTCGCGACCGTGACCTCACCCGGCCGGCTCGAGGTCGTACGCCGGGGGCCGACCGTCGTCCTCGACGCCGCGCACAACCCGCACGGAGCCCAGGCCGTCGCGGCCGCGCTCGAGGACTCCTTCGCCTTCTCGCCGCTGATCGGCGTGATCGGCGTGATGGCCGACAAGGACACCGAGGGCCTGCTCGCCGCGCTCGAGCCCGGCCTCGCTCACGTCGTGTGCACCCAGAACTCCGCGCCCCGGGCCCTGTCCGCGCAGGCGCTCGCGATCACCGCGACCGAGATCTTCGGCGAGGACCGCGTCAGCGTCGCCCCGCGGCTCTCCGACGCGGTCGACCAGGCGATGGCGCTGGCCGAGGCGGGGGAGGCGTTCGGCGAACCGCTCGGGGCCGGCGCCGTGCTCGTCACCGGCTCGGTCGTGACCGTCGGGGAGGCCCGCACCCTCCTCACCCGCCCCCGGGACCGCCGATGA
- a CDS encoding aminotransferase class I/II-fold pyridoxal phosphate-dependent enzyme produces MPTTPLPLHVDRTLPEPLGVQLSGQVRSLVLEGVLARGDRLPSTRALAADLGVSRAVAEQAYEQLLAEGWLETRHGAGTYVASAGPGAAAPATGRRPVRAARRTAPAPPPLVRLDTGTPWIDPRHAAGWRRAWREVSAARPPRGYDDPRGIPELRVALADHLARTRGLVVDPDEVVVTHGTTDGLRNVLTVLRPGAVAMEDPGYRAAVATVRAAGREVRDLPAVAPVTTLDGCAAAYVTPAHQHPLGRVMPAADRLTLLDAARTADALVLEDDYDSEFRYDVAPVPALATLDRARVAYLGTASKSVAPSLRLGWLVAPPTLLEPLHRHRTATHDAAPWPSQRAFLALLRDGYVDRVVRSARRVYAERAPRVAAALSPHATLAGPLAGMYSTWLLPQADAVRARDAARAAGFEVNLLADHCRSAALTGLVVGFGGVTDAELDAALAVVARALGGRAG; encoded by the coding sequence GTGCCCACCACTCCCCTGCCGCTGCACGTCGACCGCACGCTGCCCGAGCCGCTCGGCGTCCAGCTGTCCGGCCAGGTCCGGTCGCTCGTGCTGGAGGGCGTGCTCGCGCGCGGCGACCGGCTGCCCAGCACCCGGGCGCTCGCCGCGGACCTCGGCGTCTCGCGGGCGGTCGCCGAGCAGGCCTACGAGCAGCTGCTCGCCGAGGGGTGGCTCGAGACCCGCCACGGGGCGGGGACGTACGTCGCCTCCGCGGGCCCGGGCGCCGCCGCCCCGGCCACCGGGCGCCGCCCCGTCCGGGCCGCCCGGCGCACCGCTCCCGCTCCTCCGCCGCTCGTCCGGCTCGACACCGGCACTCCGTGGATCGACCCGCGGCACGCCGCCGGGTGGCGCCGGGCCTGGCGCGAGGTGTCCGCGGCCCGGCCGCCCCGCGGGTACGACGACCCGCGCGGGATCCCCGAGCTGCGCGTCGCGCTGGCCGACCACCTGGCCCGGACCCGCGGCCTGGTGGTCGACCCGGACGAGGTCGTCGTCACCCACGGCACCACCGACGGGCTGCGCAACGTCCTCACCGTGCTGCGCCCGGGCGCCGTCGCGATGGAGGACCCGGGCTACCGCGCCGCGGTCGCCACCGTCCGGGCCGCCGGCCGCGAGGTCCGCGACCTGCCCGCGGTCGCGCCGGTCACGACGCTGGACGGCTGCGCGGCGGCGTACGTCACCCCGGCCCACCAGCACCCCCTCGGCCGGGTGATGCCGGCCGCGGACCGGCTCACGCTGCTCGACGCGGCGCGGACGGCCGACGCGCTGGTCCTGGAGGACGACTACGACTCCGAGTTCCGCTACGACGTCGCGCCGGTGCCGGCGCTGGCGACCCTGGACCGCGCCCGGGTGGCCTACCTCGGCACCGCGTCGAAGTCGGTGGCGCCGAGCCTGCGGCTGGGCTGGCTGGTCGCGCCGCCGACGCTCCTCGAGCCGCTCCACCGGCACCGCACGGCGACCCACGACGCGGCGCCGTGGCCGAGCCAGCGGGCGTTCCTGGCGCTGCTCCGGGACGGGTACGTCGACCGGGTGGTCCGCTCCGCGCGCCGGGTGTACGCCGAGCGCGCGCCGCGGGTGGCGGCCGCGCTGTCGCCGCACGCGACGCTGGCGGGCCCCCTGGCGGGGATGTACTCCACCTGGCTGCTCCCCCAGGCCGACGCCGTCCGGGCGCGCGACGCCGCCCGGGCGGCCGGGTTCGAGGTGAACCTGCTCGCCGACCACTGCCGCTCGGCGGCGCTCACCGGGCTGGTCGTCGGCTTCGGCGGGGTCACCGACGCCGAGCTCGACGCGGCGCTCGCCGTGGTGGCCCGGGCGCTGGGCGGCCGGGCGGGCTAG
- the ndk gene encoding nucleoside-diphosphate kinase, translated as MSQPSTQRTLVLLKPDTVRRGLVGEVLSRFEAKGLTIVAMEHRTIDASVADQHYAEHVERDFYPPLRDFVTSGPLVALVLEGDEAIEVVRALNGSTDGRKAAPGTIRGDLSLSNRENLVHGSDSEESAARETAIWFPHLA; from the coding sequence ATGAGCCAGCCGTCGACCCAGCGCACCCTCGTCCTCCTCAAGCCCGACACGGTCCGCCGCGGGCTCGTGGGGGAGGTGCTGTCCCGCTTCGAGGCCAAGGGCCTCACGATCGTCGCGATGGAGCACCGCACCATCGACGCCTCGGTCGCCGACCAGCACTACGCCGAGCACGTCGAGCGCGACTTCTACCCGCCGCTGCGCGACTTCGTCACCAGCGGCCCGCTCGTGGCGCTGGTGCTCGAGGGCGACGAGGCGATCGAGGTCGTCCGGGCGCTGAACGGCTCCACCGACGGCCGCAAGGCCGCGCCGGGCACGATCCGCGGCGACCTGTCGCTGTCGAACCGCGAGAACCTCGTCCACGGCTCCGACTCCGAGGAGTCCGCCGCCCGCGAGACCGCGATCTGGTTCCCCCACCTCGCCTGA
- a CDS encoding pyridoxamine 5'-phosphate oxidase family protein codes for MTTSLPPLSPTARTTVTRGRNRMVVDRAELHALLDDALVAHVGVTLGEHPVVLPAAFAADPDGPDEDGTLYVHGSVAAGWLRGATDATVCVTVTQLDGLVAGRSAFHHSMNYRSAVVIGPARLVEDPAEKQHALRLIVDHMVPGRSATLRPDTRKELAATAVLAVPLHEASLKVRGGGPVDEPEDVAAGVWGGHVPLRLVAGEPVADVDATGAVPDDVRRRADVLAAR; via the coding sequence GTGACCACCTCGCTGCCACCGCTCTCGCCCACTGCCCGCACCACCGTCACCCGCGGCCGCAACCGCATGGTCGTGGACCGCGCCGAGCTGCACGCGCTGCTCGACGACGCGCTGGTCGCCCACGTCGGCGTCACGCTCGGCGAGCACCCGGTCGTGCTGCCGGCCGCGTTCGCGGCGGACCCGGACGGGCCGGACGAGGACGGCACGCTCTACGTCCACGGCTCGGTCGCCGCGGGGTGGCTGCGCGGTGCGACCGACGCGACGGTCTGCGTCACCGTCACCCAGCTCGACGGCCTAGTCGCCGGCCGCTCGGCCTTCCACCACTCCATGAACTACCGCTCGGCGGTCGTGATCGGGCCCGCCCGCCTGGTCGAGGACCCGGCGGAGAAGCAGCACGCGCTGCGGCTGATCGTCGACCACATGGTCCCGGGCCGCTCGGCCACCCTGCGGCCGGACACCCGCAAGGAGCTGGCGGCCACGGCGGTGCTCGCGGTGCCGCTGCACGAGGCCTCCCTCAAGGTGCGCGGCGGCGGCCCGGTCGACGAGCCGGAGGACGTCGCGGCCGGGGTGTGGGGCGGTCACGTGCCGCTCCGGCTGGTCGCCGGCGAGCCGGTCGCGGACGTCGACGCGACCGGGGCGGTCCCGGACGACGTACGCCGTCGCGCGGACGTGCTCGCTGCTCGGTAG
- a CDS encoding DUF4233 domain-containing protein, with amino-acid sequence MSEPTTPTPTPAPAPASGRSPRRGMCAAVLCLEGITLGLSTPVMISVSDVDTGTALAVGLGLTVVCLLLAGMLRSEGAYAVGWVVQVAAIGLGLLVPLMFFLGAVFALLWGTAYFLGRKIERERAAAYAAYHAQQSS; translated from the coding sequence ATGAGCGAGCCGACCACCCCCACGCCGACGCCCGCCCCGGCGCCCGCCTCCGGGCGCTCGCCGCGGCGCGGCATGTGCGCCGCCGTGCTGTGCCTGGAGGGCATCACCCTCGGGCTCTCGACGCCGGTGATGATCTCGGTCTCCGACGTCGACACCGGCACCGCGCTCGCCGTCGGGCTGGGCCTCACGGTCGTGTGCCTGCTGCTCGCCGGGATGCTCCGCAGCGAGGGCGCCTACGCCGTCGGCTGGGTCGTCCAGGTCGCCGCGATCGGCCTCGGCCTGCTGGTGCCGCTGATGTTCTTCCTCGGGGCGGTCTTCGCGCTGCTCTGGGGCACGGCCTACTTCCTGGGCCGCAAGATCGAGCGGGAGCGGGCCGCGGCGTACGCCGCCTACCACGCCCAGCAGTCCTCCTAG
- a CDS encoding GNAT family N-acetyltransferase, with the protein MDDTTATPYDVWFTEDPAAFLAVAQDRLALDPVLTTVVSSVTHRIERQRTAGAARPAHPQWWAVVRDGDGEVVGAAMRTAPFVPHPLFVLPMPDGAARALAGALHGRGEEVPGVNGALPAARVLADEVARLSGGSASVWEHTRLHELGELVAPAPVPGRARLASPADAELCLAWFRAFGDAAAEQAAREHSGHADEHHTLEDMHERIAEQRIVLWEVDGTVVHLTGFNLPSFGVCRIGPVFTPTEHRGHGYASATVAEVSRRLREAGDRVCLFTDQANPTSNKIYAAIGFRPVADLANLRVD; encoded by the coding sequence ATGGACGACACCACCGCGACGCCGTACGACGTCTGGTTCACCGAGGACCCGGCCGCCTTCCTCGCCGTGGCGCAGGACCGCCTGGCGCTCGACCCGGTGCTCACGACCGTCGTGTCGTCGGTGACGCACCGGATCGAGCGCCAGCGCACCGCCGGCGCCGCCCGCCCGGCCCACCCGCAGTGGTGGGCGGTCGTCCGGGACGGCGACGGCGAGGTCGTCGGCGCGGCGATGCGCACCGCACCGTTCGTGCCGCACCCGCTCTTCGTGCTGCCGATGCCGGACGGGGCCGCCCGGGCGCTGGCCGGCGCCCTGCACGGCCGGGGCGAGGAGGTGCCGGGCGTCAACGGCGCGCTGCCCGCGGCCCGGGTGCTCGCCGACGAGGTGGCCCGCCTCAGCGGCGGCAGCGCGTCGGTCTGGGAGCACACCCGTCTCCACGAGCTCGGTGAGCTGGTCGCGCCGGCGCCCGTGCCCGGACGCGCCCGGCTCGCGTCGCCGGCCGATGCCGAGCTCTGCCTCGCGTGGTTCCGGGCGTTCGGCGACGCGGCGGCGGAGCAGGCGGCCCGCGAGCACAGCGGCCACGCCGACGAGCACCACACGCTCGAGGACATGCACGAGCGCATCGCCGAGCAGCGGATCGTGCTGTGGGAGGTGGACGGCACCGTCGTGCACCTCACCGGCTTCAACCTCCCGAGCTTCGGGGTCTGCCGGATCGGCCCGGTCTTCACGCCGACGGAGCACCGCGGCCACGGCTACGCCAGCGCGACGGTCGCGGAGGTCTCGCGCCGGCTGCGCGAGGCCGGCGACCGGGTCTGCCTCTTCACCGACCAGGCCAACCCGACGTCGAACAAGATCTACGCGGCGATCGGCTTCCGCCCGGTCGCCGACCTCGCGAACCTCCGGGTCGACTGA